The proteins below come from a single Alligator mississippiensis isolate rAllMis1 chromosome 2, rAllMis1, whole genome shotgun sequence genomic window:
- the BTBD18 gene encoding BTB/POZ domain-containing protein 18 has translation MCSPAAAGSKILYRNSRFLRMAFLQLHRQQRADVFCDVILQAEGEAIPAHCCILSACSPFFTERLEREMPPKGRKVVLELRGLKIGTLRKLVDFLYTSEMEVSREEAQDVLAAARQLQVSELESLKLEGGKLVKQALGRRLNRECLQSPSSAPISARVMLQACKPCPAPTPTAPRTPSPMVAGKQDIIAKPSSNSEVPASPRERVQQGAATAAAPSKGAQLGMQDSSVTSALPTETEDTRPQSCLARSLCGGRVLRKGEGSQGKKSSKQVEQNSSGGGNLTEGSPLPRKIKLSRLKLPPPASIGTTEAPSAKSLTKAPTSIKRLWRQKKPRGDETGQPDQASLLCGSQSSPAPLKASIKKRSPSTSASSSDTASEGHVRRVKLRKAVNGSCWEVVQEPAAQGAPKTTGEMDAEPATEDVSFVASSSASESHNLSCLELQGTCSAGSAAQLPGRLETAPFPEEASVEQALGEMSMGEQAVCGNPCELEGTVLDQLSEGDEFGNLAPLGDLEQMLDSMLAGNSSTTEGPCLAKLGEVDDGQPSAGPSCQLDAALVDADVAAGREWQPLDMQLWPEWNEASEVLMPGGEQGRGSPFLSSAAGDAVGYPVCGQLVPPFPADPNEALPSSYCPSPMSAGLSSPHNLQCHSPLVGRKETRSDLGSPVPVEDGGGDRWEPCTTWSVYAETAGMETIPDVQVPLVLQQSNLKEHSHWDSHLTPPSDSPEGDKVDEIIDVTGVEEGPTPISVLCVKPDPSSESDDEVDVLN, from the exons ATGtgctctcctgcagctgctggctccaaGATCCTATACCGGAACTCCCGTTTCCTCCGCATGGCTTTCCTGCAGCTCCATCGCCAGCAGAGGGCAGATGTGTTCTGCGACGTCATCCTGCAGGCAGAAG GCGAGGCCATCCCAGCTCATTGCTGCATCCTATCGGCCTGCAGCCCCTTCTTCACAGAGCGCCTGGAGCGCGAAATGCCGCCCAAGGGCCGCAAGGTAGTGCTGGAGCTCCGGGGACTGAAGATTGGGACTTTGAGGAAGCTGGTGGATTTTTTGTACACATCAGAGATGGAGGTGTCTCGGGAAGAGGCACAGGATGTCCTGGCTGCTGCCCGGCAGCTCCAAGTGTCAGAATTGGAGTCACTGAAGCTGGAGGGTGGGAAGCTTGTGAAGCAAGCCCTGGGCCGGCGCTTGAACCGGGAGTGCCTACAGTCGCCCAGCTCAGCTCCCATCTCTGCCAGGGTCATGTTGCAGGCCTGCaagccatgccctgccccaactcccactgccccccggactcccagccccatggtggcTGGCAAGCAGGACATTATAGCAAAGCCCTCAAGCAACAGTGAAGTGCCTGCCAGCCCAAGGGAACGTGTACAGCAaggggcagccacagcagcagcccctaGCAAGGGGGCTCAGTTGGGGATGCAGGACAGCTCTGTTACTTCTGCACTGCCCACAGAGACTGAAGATACAAGACCCCAGAGCTGCTTAGCCAGGAgcctttgtggggggagggtgttgaggaaaggggaagggtcACAGGGCAAGAAGAGCTCTAAGCAGGTGGAGCAGAACTCATCCGGGGGAGGGAACCTCACAGAGGGCTCACCCTTGCCAAGGAAAATAAAGCTCAGCCGCCTGAAACTGCCGCCTCCTGCCAGCATTGGTACCACAGAGGCACCCAGCGCCAAGAGCCTCACTAAGGCCCCCACATCCATCAAGCGCCTTTGGCGGCAGAAGAAGCCAAGGGGGGATGAGACAGGTCAACCAGACCAGGCCAGCCTCTTATGTGGGAGCCAAAGCTCCCCTGCACCTCTGAAAGCCAGTATCAAGAAGCGCAGTCCAAGCACATCAGCCTCCAGTTCAGACACAGCTTCTGAGGGGCATGTCCGGCGTGTGAAGTTGAGGAAGGCTGTCAATGGTAGCTGCTGGGAAGTGGTACAGGAGCCAGCTGCCCAGGGAGCCCCCAAGACCACAGGAGAGATGGATGCAGAACCTGCTACAGAGGACGTGTCCTTTGTGGCATCCTCCTCAGCCTCTGAATCACACAACTTAAGTTGCTTGGAGCtgcaagggacatgctcagctggctCTGCAGCGCAGCTGCCAGGAAGGCTAGAGACCGCACCCTTCCCTGAGGAGGCTTCAGTGGAACAGGCATTAGGAGAGATGTCCATGGGTGAGCAAGCAGTCTGTGGAAACCCCTGTGAGCTGGAAGGAACtgtattagaccagctgagtgaGGGTGATGAATTTGGGAACTTGGCTCCCTTAGGGGATCTGGAGCAGATGCTGGACTCGATGCTGGCAGGCAACAGCAGTACCACGGAAGGTCCATGCCTTGCTAAGCTGGGAGAGGTGGACGATGGGCAGCCTTCTGCAGGCCCATCATGCCAGTTAGATGCAGCTTTAGTGGATGCTGATGTAGCAGCAGGAAGGGAATGGCAACCCCTGGACATGCAGCTTTGGCCAGAATGGAATGAGGCAAGTGAAGTACTCATgccaggaggggagcagggtagggGTAGCCCCTTtctcagctctgcagctggagatGCTGTGGGATACCCTGTGTGTGGCCAGCTTGTCCCACCCTTCCCTGCAGATCCTAATGAAGCTCTGCCAAGTAgctactgccccagccccatgtctgCTGGACTTTCCAGTCCCCACAATCTTCAATGCCATTCACCATTGGTTGGGAGGAAGGAAACCCGGTCAGACTTGGGGTCCCCTGTTCCAGTGGAAGATGGTGGGGGGGACAGAtgggagccctgcaccacctGGTCAGTCTATGCAGAAACTGCTGGGATGGAGACTATACCTGATGTTCAGGTGCCACTGGTGCTACAGCAAAGCAACCTGAAAGAGCATAGCCACTGGGACTCCCACCTGACACCACCCTCAGACAGCCCAGAAGGAGATAAGGTGGATGAAATAATTGATGTGACAGGGGTCGAAGAAGGACCAACTCCCATCAGTGTCCTGTGTGTCAAACCTGATCCTTCTTCAGAGTCGGATGATGAGGTGGATGTTTTGAACTAG
- the SELENOH gene encoding selenoprotein H isoform X2 codes for MAPKGQKRKAEAPVAKAEKSGASQAKDNLDKLPKKQRGAGSAGAGPRVVIEHCQSURVYGRNASALSEALRHAVDNLAVEINPEKPRRNSFEVSLVKEDGSMVELWSGIKKGPPRKLKFPEPEKVVEALKSSLA; via the exons ATGGCTCCCAAGGGGCAGAAGAGGAAGGCAGAGGCCCCCGTGGCAAAGGCTGAGAAATCGGGGGCTTCGCAGGCCAAGGACAACCTCGATAAGTTGCCAAAGAAGCAGCGGGGTGCAGGCAGCGCGGGGGCTGGGCCCCGTGTGGTCATTGAGCACTG TCAAAGCTGACGAGTGTATGGGCGCAATGCCAGTGCTCTGAGCGAGGCGCTGCGCCATGCTGTTGACAACCTGGCAGTGGAAATCAACCCTGAGAAACCACGTAGGAATAGCTTCGAGGTGTCCCTGGTGAAGGAGGATGGAAGCA TGGTGGAGTTATGGAGTGGCATTAAGAAGGGGCCGCCTCGCAAGCTCAAATTTCCTGAGCCGGAGAAGGTGGTTGAAGCACTGAAGAGCAGCTTGGCATAA
- the SELENOH gene encoding selenoprotein H isoform X1 — translation MRASYGQGLGEGLASRGMAPKGQKRKAEAPVAKAEKSGASQAKDNLDKLPKKQRGAGSAGAGPRVVIEHCQSURVYGRNASALSEALRHAVDNLAVEINPEKPRRNSFEVSLVKEDGSMVELWSGIKKGPPRKLKFPEPEKVVEALKSSLA, via the exons ATGCGCGCCTCCTacgggcagggcctgggggaaggcCTGGCTTCTCGCGG GATGGCTCCCAAGGGGCAGAAGAGGAAGGCAGAGGCCCCCGTGGCAAAGGCTGAGAAATCGGGGGCTTCGCAGGCCAAGGACAACCTCGATAAGTTGCCAAAGAAGCAGCGGGGTGCAGGCAGCGCGGGGGCTGGGCCCCGTGTGGTCATTGAGCACTG TCAAAGCTGACGAGTGTATGGGCGCAATGCCAGTGCTCTGAGCGAGGCGCTGCGCCATGCTGTTGACAACCTGGCAGTGGAAATCAACCCTGAGAAACCACGTAGGAATAGCTTCGAGGTGTCCCTGGTGAAGGAGGATGGAAGCA TGGTGGAGTTATGGAGTGGCATTAAGAAGGGGCCGCCTCGCAAGCTCAAATTTCCTGAGCCGGAGAAGGTGGTTGAAGCACTGAAGAGCAGCTTGGCATAA
- the TMX2 gene encoding thioredoxin-related transmembrane protein 2, which translates to MAVVAPLLALLCSVPGLCRWLARPYYLLSALLSTAFLLARKVPPLCQGLPTQREDGNACDFDWREVEILMFLSAIVMMKNRRSITIEQHIGNIFMFSKVANAILFFRLDIRMGLLYLTLCIVFLMTCKPPLYMGPEYIKYFSDKTIDEELERDKRVTWVVEFFANWSSECQSFAPIFADLSLKYNCTGLHFGKVDVGRYTDVSTRYKVSTSPLTKQLPTLILFQAGKEVMRRPQIDKKGRAVSWTFSEENVIREFNLNELYQKAKKLSKQPRDDVPEEAAEQSELLVAGVELPNGENKKDK; encoded by the exons ATGGCGGTGGTGGCGCCGCTGCTGGCGCTGTTGTGCTCCGTGCCTGGCCTGTGCCGCTGGCTGGCTCGGCCCTACTATCTGCTCTCGGCGCTGCTCTCCACCGCCTTCCTGCTGGCTCGCAAGGTGCCGCCGCTATGCCAGGGGCTGCCCACGCAGCGCGAGGACGGCAACGCCTGCGACTTCGACTGG CGGGAGGTGGAGATCCTGATGTTCCTCAGTGCCATTGTGATGATGAAGAACCGCAGATCCA TCACCATCGAGCAGCACATAGGGAACATCTTCATGTTCAGCAAAGTGGCCAATGCAATCCTCTTCTTCCGGCTGGACATCCGCATGGGGCTGCTGTACCTCACGCTGTGCATAG TGTTTCTGATGACCTGCAAGCCCCCCCTCTACATGGGCCCTGAGTACATCAAGTATTTCAGTGACAAAACCATTGAT GAGGAGCTGGAGCGGGACAAGCGGGTGACATGGGTTGTGGAGTTCTTTGCCAACTGGTCTAGTGAGTGCCAGTCGTTTGCACCCATCTTTGCTGACCTCTCTCTCAA ATACAATTGCACAGGGCTGCACTTTGGGAAGGTGGATGTGGGCCGCTACACGGATGTGAGCACCAG GTATAAAGTGAGCACCTCACCCCTCACCAAGCAGCTGCCCACCCTGATCCTCTTCCAGGCTGGGAAGGAAGTAATGCGTCGGCCACAGATTGATAAGAAAGGCCGGGCTGTCTCCTGGACCTTCTCTGag GAGAATGTGATCCGGGAGTTCAACCTCAATGAGTTGTACCAGAAGGCCAAGAAGCTGTCTAAGCAGCCACGAGATGACGTGCCTGAGGAGGCTGCAGAGCAGTCAGAGCTGCTGGTTGCTGGTGTGGAGCTCCCTAATGGTGAAAACAAGAAGGACAAGTAG
- the MED19 gene encoding mediator of RNA polymerase II transcription subunit 19: MGGDRAGQAGMMENFSALFGGAEPQPPAAAAALGFGPGKPAGPGSAPPPTAAAPQSGEDHSRKTAASSGPFYLMRELPGNTELTGSTNLITHYNLEHAYNKFCGKKVKEKLSNFLPDLPGMIDLPGSHDNSSLRSLIEKPPICSSSFTPLTGTMLTGFRLHAGPLPEQCRLMHIQPPKKKNKHKHKQSRTQDPVPPETPSDSDHKKKKKKKEEDPERKRKKKEKKKKKNRHSPEHPGVGSSQASSSSSLR; this comes from the exons ATGGGAGGAGACcgcgcagggcaggctgggatgatggagaatTTCTCGGCGCTCTTCGGCGGAGCTGAGCCGCAGCCTCCCGCTGCGGCCGCCGCGCTGGGCTTCGGGCCGGGGAAGCCAGCAGGGCCCGGGAGCGCGCCTCCCCCCACCGCCGCGGCGCCGCAAAGCGGAGAAGACCACTCTCGCAAGACCGCGGCCTCCAGTGGCCCCTTCTATCTGATGCGCGAGCTCCCAG GCAACACGGAGCTGACGGGCAGCACCAACCTGATCACGCACTACAACCTGGAGCACGCCTACAACAAGTTCTGTGGCAAGAAGGTGAAGGAGAAGCTGAGCAACTTCCTGCCCGACCTGCCGGGTATGATCGACCTGCCTGGCTCCCACGACAACAGCAGCCTGCGCTCCCTCATCGAGAAGCCACCCATCTGCAGCAGCTCCTTCACCCCCCTTACTGGCACCATGCTCACGGGCTTCCGCCTGCACGCTGGCCCG TTGCCAGAGCAGTGCCGCCTGATGCACATCCAGCCACccaagaagaaaaacaaacacaaacacaagcaaaGCCGCACTCAGGATCCTGTGCCCCCAG AAACCCCTTCAGACTCTGAccacaagaagaagaagaagaaaaaggaggaggatccagagcggaagaggaagaagaaagagaagaagaaaaaaaag